A portion of the Streptomyces sp. NBC_01335 genome contains these proteins:
- a CDS encoding glutamyl-tRNA reductase, translating into MSLLVVGLSHRSAPVSVLERASLAQDAQVKLLQDTLAAEPAAEAAVLATCNRIELYADVDKFHAGVAELSTLLAQHSQVGLDELTPHLYVHYEDRAVHHLLSVACGLDSMVVGEGQILGQIKDALALGQELHTAGRLLNDLFQQALRVGKRAHSETGIDRAGQSLVTFGLEQLAAGQDVDAWARGKRALVIGAGSMSSLAAATLARTGVGEIVVANRTRARADRLVEILGQATGPELRARAVEMTAVGEELTRADIVVSCTGSTGLVLTAEAIAKAVGAEYDAVSAAAPKPAAGTPVDALDQHAAWVENGSGNGAPAQDGAPDQLGNPAGPRRVTVPAQNNGPVRLAVLDLAMPRDVDSAAHRIDGVRLVDIESLAEASADAPMAADVDRVRGIVSDEVAAFGAAQRAAHITPTVVALRTMAADVVAGEIARLDGRLPDLDEKQRAEITQTVRRVVDKLLHAPTVRVKQLASEPGGAGYADALRELFDLDPQTVAAVSRADLNDPNRGRS; encoded by the coding sequence ATGAGCCTTCTCGTCGTCGGACTGAGCCACCGCAGCGCCCCCGTCTCCGTGCTGGAGCGGGCCTCGCTCGCCCAGGACGCCCAGGTCAAGCTGTTGCAGGACACCCTCGCCGCGGAGCCCGCGGCCGAGGCCGCCGTGCTGGCCACCTGCAACCGCATCGAGCTCTACGCCGACGTGGACAAGTTCCACGCGGGTGTCGCCGAGCTGTCGACGCTGCTCGCGCAGCACAGCCAGGTCGGGCTGGACGAGCTCACTCCCCATCTCTACGTGCACTACGAGGACCGCGCCGTCCACCACCTCCTGTCGGTGGCCTGCGGGCTGGACTCGATGGTCGTGGGCGAGGGCCAGATCCTCGGCCAGATCAAGGACGCGCTCGCCCTGGGGCAGGAGCTGCACACGGCGGGCCGGCTGCTGAACGACCTGTTCCAGCAGGCCCTGCGGGTCGGCAAGCGCGCCCACAGCGAGACCGGGATCGACCGCGCCGGACAGTCGCTGGTCACCTTCGGCCTGGAGCAGCTCGCCGCCGGGCAGGACGTCGACGCCTGGGCCCGGGGCAAGCGGGCCCTGGTCATCGGGGCCGGTTCGATGTCCTCGCTGGCCGCCGCGACCCTGGCCCGTACCGGGGTCGGCGAGATCGTCGTCGCCAACCGGACCCGCGCCCGCGCCGACCGCCTGGTGGAGATCCTCGGGCAGGCGACAGGGCCCGAACTGCGCGCCCGCGCCGTGGAGATGACCGCCGTCGGCGAGGAACTGACACGTGCCGACATCGTGGTGTCCTGCACCGGTTCGACCGGTCTGGTGCTGACGGCCGAGGCGATCGCGAAGGCCGTCGGCGCGGAGTACGACGCCGTGTCCGCGGCCGCTCCGAAGCCCGCGGCCGGTACGCCCGTGGACGCGCTGGACCAGCACGCCGCCTGGGTGGAGAACGGCTCCGGGAACGGCGCTCCCGCCCAGGACGGCGCCCCGGACCAGCTCGGCAACCCGGCAGGGCCGCGCCGCGTCACCGTCCCCGCGCAGAACAACGGACCCGTGCGGCTCGCGGTCCTCGACCTCGCGATGCCGAGGGACGTGGACAGCGCCGCGCACCGCATCGACGGCGTACGCCTCGTCGACATCGAGTCGCTCGCCGAGGCGTCCGCGGACGCCCCGATGGCCGCCGACGTCGACCGGGTGCGGGGCATCGTCTCCGACGAGGTGGCCGCCTTCGGCGCCGCCCAGCGCGCCGCGCACATCACCCCGACCGTCGTCGCCCTGCGCACGATGGCCGCCGACGTGGTGGCCGGCGAGATCGCCCGGCTCGACGGACGGCTGCCCGACCTCGACGAGAAACAGCGCGCGGAGATCACGCAGACCGTGCGCCGTGTCGTCGACAAGCTCCTGCACGCGCCGACCGTGCGGGTCAAGCAGCTGGCGAGCGAGCCCGGCGGCGCCGGGTACGCGGACGCGCTGCGAGAACTCTTCGACCTCGACCCGCAGACGGTGGCCGCCGTCTCCCGGGCAGACCTGAACGACCCGAATAGAGGGCGGTCATGA
- the hemC gene encoding hydroxymethylbilane synthase, which yields MTDSSPQGGANNTPLRLGTRRSKLAMAQSGLVAEAVSEVTGRAVELVEITTYGDVSREDLAQIGGTGVFVAALREALLRGEVDFAVHSLKDLPTAQPEGLVLAAVPLREDPRDVLVARDGLTFDELPAGARVGTGSPRRMAQLNAHAKSHGLSIETVPIRGNVDTRIGFVRNGELDAVVLAAAGLSRLGRTDEVTDFLSPDTVLPAPGQGALAIECAATSTDLAAALAELDDPYTRVAVTAERSLLAALEAGCSAPVGALADLLVDGQAVNELRLRGVVGSTDGSSLVQLSTTGPVPTSQDDAAALGRELASEMLAKGAAGLMGERAL from the coding sequence ATGACCGACAGCTCACCCCAGGGTGGGGCCAACAACACGCCGCTGCGGCTCGGCACCCGGCGCAGCAAACTCGCCATGGCCCAGTCGGGCCTGGTCGCCGAGGCGGTCAGCGAGGTGACCGGGCGCGCCGTCGAGCTCGTCGAGATCACCACGTACGGCGACGTCTCGCGCGAGGACCTGGCGCAGATCGGCGGCACCGGAGTGTTCGTCGCCGCGCTGCGCGAGGCGCTGCTGCGGGGCGAGGTGGACTTCGCGGTCCACAGCCTCAAGGACCTGCCGACCGCGCAGCCCGAGGGCCTGGTGCTGGCCGCCGTGCCGCTCCGCGAGGACCCGCGCGACGTGCTGGTGGCACGCGACGGGCTGACCTTCGACGAGCTGCCGGCCGGTGCCCGTGTCGGTACCGGTTCGCCGCGCCGCATGGCCCAGCTGAACGCGCACGCGAAGTCGCACGGCCTCTCCATAGAGACCGTGCCGATCCGCGGCAACGTGGATACGCGCATCGGATTTGTACGGAACGGAGAGCTGGACGCGGTGGTTCTCGCCGCGGCCGGTCTCAGCCGTCTGGGCCGGACGGACGAGGTGACCGACTTCCTGTCGCCCGACACCGTCCTGCCCGCTCCCGGTCAGGGAGCACTGGCGATCGAGTGCGCGGCAACGAGCACCGACCTCGCCGCCGCGCTCGCGGAGCTCGACGACCCGTACACACGGGTCGCGGTCACCGCCGAGCGTTCCCTGCTCGCCGCCCTGGAGGCCGGCTGCTCCGCACCCGTGGGTGCGTTGGCCGACCTCCTGGTCGACGGTCAGGCTGTCAACGAACTGCGCCTGCGCGGTGTCGTCGGTTCCACCGACGGTTCCTCGCTGGTGCAGCTGTCCACCACCGGTCCCGTTCCCACGTCGCAGGACGACGCGGCGGCCCTCGGACGCGAACTCGCGTCGGAGATGCTCGCCAAGGGTGCGGCCGGTCTTATGGGGGAGCGAGCACTTTGA